The stretch of DNA GGCTTGCCCCAGGAGTCCCCTTCGAGCATCACCTCCATCATTGCCTTGAAGAGGAGGCGGACCTCCCGTTCGAACTCCCCATAGGTCCGTTTCGGCGCCTGCGTGCCGTCCCAGACCTTGCCCTTGTAGACGCAGGGTTTCTCTTTCCAGAGGGAAGGGACGCCCGGGGAGAGCTGGACCGAGGAGAAGACCAGCTGCCCGCCGCGGGCGACCATCATCTGGGTCATCTCGTAGACGAACATCTGCATCAGCTGCTTGATCTCGTCATAGGCCAGCCCTTCGAAATACGGGGCCATGAAGGTGAGGAAGTTGTAGTAGCCCTGCCCGCCGGCAAAGTTCGTCTGGGCGCTCCCGAGGGCCTTGACGGCGTGAAGGACGGCGACCTCGGCGCGTTTCGCCGGACCGGCCACGCTCGCCTTCGTGCCGTTGCCGTCGGGCATCAGGCCGTAATAGAAGAAGTAGCGGAGGTCCCAATCTTGACAAAACGGTCTGGATCCGAAGTATTCGAGGTCGTGGATATGGAGGTCGCCGGCAAGGTGGCGGTCGGCGAGCTCGGGCGGGAGCTGGAGGAGGTACTGCTCCTTGGAGATCTTGTCGGCCTTCTTCTTATGCGAGGTCTCGGCGTTTTCCTGCAGGTTGGCGTTGTCGTGCGCTTCGAACCCCCGGCCAACGTCGATGAGGTGGGCGTCGAAGACCGGGGTGCCGACGCGGGTGCAGACATTTCTATACTGCACCATCCCCTGCTCAAGGAGGGTTATGTTCACGATCTCCCTGATCAGGGGACCGGAGAGGGCGCGCAGACCCAGTTTTCTGATCCGGTCCTCGACCGTCCGGGCGATCTCTTCGGCCTGCTCATGGGTCGCCCCTACATACCCGTAAAACTCCTCGACAAGCCGGGTCTCCTTCACGATCTGGGCGACGATCCTGGAACGGTCCCAGTCGAAGATATGCCCCTCGGACGAGCGGACCTTCGGCATGGGGGGAACGAAGACGCCGTCAAGGGTCGCCTGCTTCGTCTGCCGGTCCACGGTCACTCACCCGCTGCAATACCGTCGATAACGTCTTCCCGCACGCGGCCGCCCGCAAAGAGGTCGGCGGAGGTGTAGAAGTCGTCTCCCAGACGCAGGACCGGCGCCTCGTTCACAAAGACGCCGTTCACCCGCAGCTCGGTCAGGTTCTCCGCGGTGGACATGTCCTGCTCCTCATAGGAGTGGCCCTTTGCCGTGAGGCAGGCCTTCAGGAGTTCGCAGTTCGGGCAGAATTCAAGGGTATATATGATAAAACGCAGGTCTTCAGCCATGGATACTCTCCCGCCATCCTCGGCTCGATGCCGATATCAGCCCATAACTATCGGGATGATCCCATATGGATTCTTCCCGGACAGAATGCAACACCTTGCATGTGAGAACGCATGAAGGTTGTGCTTTTGCGATGATGATTTTAACTCTGGCGGCGATACCATGCAGATATGGTGAGGGCTTTTGTCGCGATCGAACTCTCTGACGCCGTCAAGGAAGGGCTTGGACGTGCGCAGGAAAGGTTGCGCACCGTCGGTGGTCGGCTGAATCTGGTGGACCCCGCCCTTGCGCACATCACTCTCAAGTTTCTCGGCGATGTTGAACCGGAAAACCTTGAGCGCGTGAAAACAGCGCTCCTCAATATCAGAGGAAGCATCTACGATCTCACGCTCGTCGGGGTGTCGGGGAACAACCTCCGGCGCCCACGGGTCGTCTGGTTCGAGGTGAGGGACGGCGGCAGAACGGCACGACTCGCCGGGGCGGTGGAGGAGGCCCTCTCCCCCCTGGGGTTCGAGCCGGAGAGGCGCAGTTTCACCGCCCATGTCACCCTTGCACGGGTGAAGGAGTTCGATCCCTCGCTGTCCGGAACAATCGCAGCGATCGCCGGCATGGAGGCCGGAACCTGCACGATCGACCGGATCGCCCTCAAGAAGTCCACCCTGACACCGCAGGGCCCGATCTATGAGACCCTGCTGGAGGTGCCCCTTGGCGCGGAGTGAGAGGGAGGAGGCGGTGCTCGACCAGATCAGACCGCAGGCCGCCGAGCAGGAGGAGATCCAGGGAGTTGCCCACGAGATCATCGATGCGGTGAACGCCTCGGGCCGCGCCGAGGCGATGCTCGTCGGTTCGGTGGCACGCAGGACGTGGGTGCGGGGGGACCGCGATCTCGACATCTTCATGCTCTACGACCCGGTCCTGACGAGAGAACAACTCGAAGAGCAGGGGCTTGCGCTTGCCAGGGATATCGCACGACGTTTCGGGGATGAGTGGCGGGAGAAATACGCCGAGCACCCGTACATCAACGCCACGATCCAGGGACTCGACGTCGATCTGGTGCCCTGCTACCGGGTGGCAAGCGGGGCCGAGATCAGGAGCGCAGTCGACCGGACGCCCTTCCACACCCGGTATATCAGGGAGCGGATTGCCCCTTTCGTCGACGATGTCCTGCTCCTCAAACAGTTTGCCAAAGCAGGCGGGGTGTACGGCTCAGACCAGATGACCGAGGGGTTTGCAGGCTACCTCTGCGAACTCCTGATCCTGCACTACGGCGGGTTCCTGCCCCTTCTCCGGGCGGCCGCTCGCTGGAAACCCGGGCTTTTCATCGATATCGAGGGGCACGCCGCAAAGACCTTCGAGGAGCCGATGGTCGTCATCGACCCGGTAGATCCGAAGAGAAACGTCGCGGCCTCGGTCTCCCTATCACAGATGTTCTCCTTCGTGGAACTTTGCCGCGGCTATCTCGACACACCCTCGGATCTCTTCTTCTTCAGGCCGGCAAGAGAGCCCCTCACGCAGGAAGCGTTTGCCGCTCTCGTGGCCGGGCGGGGAACCTGCCTCTACGCCATCACCTTTGCGACGCCGCCGTTTATCCCTGACGTCGTCGTTCCCCAGCTGAGGCGGAGCCTCGAAGGTGTGCGTGCCCTGCTCGAACGCTCGGGGTTCCCGGTGAACCGGGCTGAAGAGGCGATGGGCGAGGAGCGGTGCATGCTCCTCTTCGAGCTCTTCTCCGACCGGATGCCCGCGGTCGTCCGGCATATCGGCCCGCCGCTCTGGAGCCGGGAGAACGCCGAGAAGTTCGCCGGGAAGTGGCGGAAGAGAGAGCGTTTCTCCGGCCCGTACATCGAGGACGGCCGCTATGTCGTCGAGGTGGAGCGGCGCTACACCGGTGCGGCCGCCCTGCTGGCGTCGCCCGAGGCGCTCGGTGTCGGCCTGGGCAAGCACGTGAAGCGGGCGATGGAGGAGGAGTGGACAGTGCTCGAAGGCGAGGCGTGCTGGAGTCTGGAGTTTGCTCTGTTTCTCACAGAGTTTCTGCAGAAGGAGTCCCCGTTGAGCCAGATATTGCAGGTAGGCAGGCGATAATCAGATAAATAATATTATATATTATCAACAGGATATGTCGGCACAGATGGCCCGGCCGATCCTGATCGGCGCGGAAAAGCCGTCCGGTGATCTGCCATGTCTTTTACCGAATCGGAATATACCAGACTCCTGTATCGGCGCCAGTTCATCCTCGGCCCCCGCTTTGTAGAGAGGCACGGGACCTGGAAGAGGCATGCCGTGGCCGATGGCCTCTGCCTGACGGCCCACCCCGACCTGCCGGTCACGGTGGCAGAGAGCGGGAACCGGAAACTTCTCCTTCTCGGATACCTGCTCGATCCCTATCACCCTGATCAGGATGACGCCGCCATTCTGCAGGGTATCCTGGAGGAGATCGTCCGGCCGACCGACATCTTCCAGGGCACCGCGACGCTCGGCGGGAGATGGGCCCTCATCTATGCCGATCCTGACGAGACCTGGCTTCTGAACGATCCGATGGGGCTCAGGCAGGTCGTCCATACGACCGATGCCCTCCCCGACCTCTGGTGCGCCTCCCAGCCCGGCACGATTGCCGAAGAGCTGGGCCTGGACCCCGACCCTGAGGTGATGGAGCGACTTGTCGGGGCACCCGAATACGGCGAGGCCCTCGAATACTGGTGGCCGGGCGATCTTTCCCCGTACAACGGCATAAAAC from Methanofollis liminatans DSM 4140 encodes:
- a CDS encoding glutaredoxin family protein, encoding MAEDLRFIIYTLEFCPNCELLKACLTAKGHSYEEQDMSTAENLTELRVNGVFVNEAPVLRLGDDFYTSADLFAGGRVREDVIDGIAAGE
- the thpR gene encoding RNA 2',3'-cyclic phosphodiesterase, which gives rise to MVRAFVAIELSDAVKEGLGRAQERLRTVGGRLNLVDPALAHITLKFLGDVEPENLERVKTALLNIRGSIYDLTLVGVSGNNLRRPRVVWFEVRDGGRTARLAGAVEEALSPLGFEPERRSFTAHVTLARVKEFDPSLSGTIAAIAGMEAGTCTIDRIALKKSTLTPQGPIYETLLEVPLGAE
- the cca gene encoding CCA tRNA nucleotidyltransferase; this encodes MRPCWRCPLARSEREEAVLDQIRPQAAEQEEIQGVAHEIIDAVNASGRAEAMLVGSVARRTWVRGDRDLDIFMLYDPVLTREQLEEQGLALARDIARRFGDEWREKYAEHPYINATIQGLDVDLVPCYRVASGAEIRSAVDRTPFHTRYIRERIAPFVDDVLLLKQFAKAGGVYGSDQMTEGFAGYLCELLILHYGGFLPLLRAAARWKPGLFIDIEGHAAKTFEEPMVVIDPVDPKRNVAASVSLSQMFSFVELCRGYLDTPSDLFFFRPAREPLTQEAFAALVAGRGTCLYAITFATPPFIPDVVVPQLRRSLEGVRALLERSGFPVNRAEEAMGEERCMLLFELFSDRMPAVVRHIGPPLWSRENAEKFAGKWRKRERFSGPYIEDGRYVVEVERRYTGAAALLASPEALGVGLGKHVKRAMEEEWTVLEGEACWSLEFALFLTEFLQKESPLSQILQVGRR